A single region of the Brachypodium distachyon strain Bd21 chromosome 3, Brachypodium_distachyon_v3.0, whole genome shotgun sequence genome encodes:
- the LOC100834328 gene encoding vesicle-associated protein 4-1, translated as MPLWGTASGPPPLAEGGGGGAQAAGGSLGGGGGGAAAIRSLLPTRRRLRLDPPSKLYFPYEPGKQVRSAVRIKNVSKSHVAFKFQTTAPKSCFMRPPGGILAPGESIIATVFKFVEHPENNEKPLDQKCKDKFKIVSLKVKGPVEYVPELFDEQKDQVAVEQILRVVFLDAERPSAQLDRLKRQLAEAEAALEARKKPPEDTGPRIVGEGLVIDEWKERRERYLARQQVEGVDSV; from the exons ATGCCGCTGTGGGGGACCGCgtccgggccgccgccgctggcggaggggggaggaggaggggcgcaggcggccggcgggtcgctgggcggcggcggcggaggcgccgcgGCGATACGGTCGCTGCTGCCCACCAGGCGCCGCCTGCGGCTCGACCCGCCCTCCAAGCTCTACTTCCCAT ATGAGCCTGGGAAGCAAGTCCGGAGCGCGGTCAGGATAAAAAACGTCAGCAAGTCCCATGTGGCGTTCAAG TTCCAAACAACAGCACCAAAGAGTTGCTTCATGAGGCCTCCCGGCGGCATACTTGCTCCAGGAGAAAGCATCATAGCAACAG TGTTCAAGTTTGTGGAGCATCCCGAGAACAACGAGAAACCTTTAGATCAGAAGTGCAAGGATAAGTTCAAGATTGTTAGTCTTAAAGTCAAAGGGCCTGTGGAGTATGTCCCGGAATTG TTTGATGAGCAGAAAGACCAGGTCGCAGTTGAGCAAATTCTGCGGGTTGTGTTCTTGGATGCTGAGCGTCCTAGCGCA CAACTGGACAGACTCAAGCGTCAGCTCGCTGAAGCCGAAGCAGCACTTGAGGCACGTAAGAAGCCTCCAGAGGACACCGGTCCCCGTATTGTTGGCGAAGGTCTTGTGATCGACGAATGG AAGGAACGAAGAGAGAGATATCTTGCTCGCCAACAGGTTGAAGGGGTTGATTCAGTATAA
- the LOC100834628 gene encoding external alternative NAD(P)H-ubiquinone oxidoreductase B2, mitochondrial — protein MRWTAFVWDGATRAMKHRPTFTNLVLVLAASSGGGLVAYADSQSDGVVDMPQGPKKKKVVVLGTGWGGTTFLRNLDSKLYDVQVISPRNYFAFTPLLPSVTCGTVEPRSVVEPIRRILEKKGGDFKFWEAECFKIDPANKKIHCRSNAGTNLDGNGEFLVDYDYLVVAVGARSNTFNTPGVEENCHFLKEVEDAQKIRRSVMNCFEKASLPYLNEEEKKKNLHFVIVGGGPTGVEFAAELHDFVTEDLSKLYPSIQHLVKISLIEAADHILTMFDKRITNFAEDKFGRNGIDVKTGYKVVKVSKDAITMQNPATGDIAVPYGMAVWSTGIGTRPFIVDFMKQIGQANRRVLATDEWLRVRECDDIYAVGDCATINQRRVMEDIAEIFRVADKDKSGTLTVKEIQDILEDIYVRYPQVKLYMKSKQMNGIADLISTGEGDTKKENVELNIEEFKKALSLVDSQVKNLPATAQVAAQQGQYLARCFNKMPDAEENPEGPIRIRGEGRHRFRPFRYRHLGQFAPLGGEQTAAQLPGDWISIGHSSQWLWYSVYATKQISWRTRALVISDWGRRFIFGRDSSCI, from the exons atgaGGTGGACGGCGTTCGTGTGGGACGGCGCGACCAGGGCAATGAAGCACCGCCCCACCTTCACCaacctcgtcctcgtcctcgccgcaaG TAGCGGAGGAGGCCTCGTTGCGTATGCGGACTCTCAGTCGGATGGTGTTGTTGACATGCCCCAAGGacctaagaagaagaaagttgTGGTTCTTGGGACTGGGTGGGGTGGCACCACGTTCCTGAGGAATCTTGATAGCAAACTGTATGATGTCCAGGTCATTTCACCTCGGAACTACTTTGCATTCACACCCTTGCTCCCAAGTGTCACCTGTGGAACAGTTGAGCCAAGGAGCGTTGTTGAGCCAATCCGCAGGATCTTGGAGAAG AAAGGTGGAGACTTCAAATTCTGGGAAGCAGAGTGCTTCAAGATTGATCCAGCAAACAAGAAGATCCATTGCCGCTCAAATGCTGGGACAAATCTTGATGGAAATGGCGAGTTCTTAGTTGACTATGACTATCTagtggtagcagttggagccAGGTCTAACACATTCAATACTCCGGGTGTTGAGGAGAATTGCCACTTTCTGAAG GAAGTTGAGGATGCCCAAAAGATACGAAGGAGTGTGATGAACTGCTTTGAGAAGGCAAGCCTCCCATACCTCAAtgaggaagagaaaaagaagaatctTCACTTCGTTATTGTGGGCGGTGGCCCTACAGGTGTAGAATTCGCAGCAGAGTTGCATGATTTTGTTACTGAAGATCTATCCAAGCTATATCCTTCCATTCAGCACCTTGTGAAAATATCATTGATCGAAGCTGCAGATCACATACTGACTAT GTTTGACAAGAGAATAACCAACTTTGCTGAGGATAAGTTTGGAAGGAATGGCATTGATGTGAAAACTGGATATAAAGTTGTGAAGGTTTCGAAGGATGCAATTACTATGCAAAATCCAGCTACTGGGGATATTGCAGTTCCTTATGGAATGGCTGTCTGGTCCACTGGTATTGGAACCCGTCCATTCATTGTGGACTTCATGAAACAGATTGGCCAG GCTAATCGTCGTGTCCTGGCTACTGATGAATGGCTAAGGGTGCGTGAATGTGATGATATCTACGCAGTAGGTGATTGCGCTACCATAAACCAGCGGAGAGTAATG GAAGACATCGCAGAAATATTCAGAGTTGCAGACAAAGATAAATCTGGAACCTTGACTGTGAAAGAAATTCAAGATATCTTGGAGGATATCTATGTGAGATATCCACAAGTAAAGCTATACATGAAGAGCAAACAAATGAATGGAATTGCTGATTTGATAAGCACTGGCGAAGGTGAtaccaaaaaggaaaatgtaGAGCTGAACATTGAAGAGTTCAAGAAGGCTCTTTCACTTGTGGATTCACAAGTCAAGAATCTACCGGCAACAGCTCAG GTTGCTGCACAGCAAGGACAATACCTTGCTAGGTGTTTCAACAAGATGCCAGATGCTGAAGAAAATCCTGAAGGTCCAATCCGCATAAGGGGAGAAGGCCGTCATCGCTTCCGTCCCTTCAG GTACAGACATTTAGGCCAGTTTGCCCCACTAGGAGGGGAACAAACGGCTGCACAGCTCCCTGGAGATTGGATCTCCATTGGCCATAGCTCACAGTGGCTCTGGTATTCTGTTTATGCAAC CAAACAGATAAGCTGGCGCACGAGGGCGCTGGTGATATCTGACTGGGGCCGTCGCTTTATCTTCGGCAGAGACTCGAGTTGCATATAG
- the LOC112271919 gene encoding uncharacterized protein LOC112271919, protein MKTILLLVLLLLASPSMIAGGGKPRCPGVQSLTPAAACKAATGTALMFFLCMDTLREFTAAGAEEATLYALLAAQHALKTMESTEARTRGLIGGGALSGDQKLAYASCLGDYADAERSMGRAARELLPRCELAGLGIRRGIDLGLEKCRDRLVRIGAPEPLSGLVLSDRNRAALAYFLSKFAAPMVMIL, encoded by the coding sequence ATGAAgaccatcctcctcctcgtcctcctcctcctcgcatcTCCTTCCATGATCGCCGGCGGTGGCAAGCCTAGATGCCCGGGCGTCCAATCCCTGACGCCGGCAGCAGCCTGCAAGGCGGCAACCGGCACGGCGCTCATGTTCTTCCTCTGCATGGACACGCTGCGTGAgttcaccgccgccggcgccgaggaggcCACCCTCtacgcgctcctcgccgcgcAACACGCTTTAAAAACCATGGAGTCCACGGAGGCCCGCACGCGCGGGCTGATCGGCGGAGGAGCGCTGTCGGGGGACCAGAAGCTGGCCTACGCGAGCTGCCTAGGGGACTACGCCGACGCGGAGCGGTCCATGGGCCGCGCGGCCCGCGAGTTGCTGCCGCGCTGCGAGCTCGCTGGGCTCGGGATCCGGAGAGGGATCGATCTGGGCCTGGAGAAGTGCAGGGACCGGTTGGTGCGGATTGGGGCACCCGAGCCGCTGAGTGGGCTCGTGCTCAGCGACCGGAATAGGGCAGCGCTGGCTTATTTTCTCAGCAAATTTGCTGCACCCATGGTTATGATTTTATGA